One region of Microbacterium sufflavum genomic DNA includes:
- the rpoB gene encoding DNA-directed RNA polymerase subunit beta has translation MAAAPNASTSTTTKNGRGASRLSFAKISDTLTVPDLLALQTESFGWLVGNDAWKARVAEAKAAGRTDVNENSGLGEIFEEISPIEDLGETMQLSFTNPYLEPEKYSIEECKERGKTYAAPLYVEAEFMNHLTGEIKTQTVFMGDFPLQTDKGTFIINGSERVVVSQLVRSPGVYFDKTPDKTSDKDIVSARVIPSRGAWLEFEIDKRDQVGVRVDRKRKQSVTVFLKALGMTSEEILAEFAGYTSIEETLAKDTIVTKEDALRDIYRKLRPGEQVAAEAARALLDNFYFNPKRYDLAKVGRYKINHKLGLDTPLTESVLTVQDIVATIKYLVRLHAGTEETFEGIRGGKKTEIRLATDDIDNFGNRRIRAVGELIQNQVRTGLSRMERVVRERMTTQDIEAITPQTLINVRPVVAAIKEFFGTSQLSQFMDQNNPLAGLTNKRRLSALGPGGLSRDRAGVEVRDVHPSHYGRMCPIETPEGPNIGLIGALATFARINSFGFIETPYRKVVDGVVTEQIDYLTASEEVDFNIAQANAPLDAKGRFRESHVLARPKGGSGEVDLFLPEEIGYIDVSPRQMVSVATSLVPFLEHDDAQRALMGANMQRQAVPLLRSDSPLVGTGMEGYTAIDAGDVITAEKAGVVSEVSADRVVVMLDEGGTQEYHLRKFDRSNQGTSYNQKVVVSAGERVEVGEVIADGPATENGELALGKNLLVAFMTWEGYNFEDAIILSQDLVKDDTLSSIHIEEYEVDARDTKLGKEEITRDLPNVSPELLKDLDERGIIRIGAEVRPGDILVGKVTPKGETELSAEERLLRAIFNEKSREVRDTSLKVPHGEQGTIIAVKEFNAEDGDDELGSGVNRRVVVYIAQKRKITEGDKLAGRHGNKGVIAKILPVEDMPFLSDGTPVDIVLNPLGIPGRMNFGQVLETHLGWIAKQGWKVEGTPEWAAKLPEQAFEAAPGTKVATPVFDGASEEEIAGLLDSTLPTRDGLRLIDSSGKTQLFDGRSGEPFPAPISVGYMYILKLHHLVDDKIHARSTGPYSMITQQPLGGKAQFGGQRFGEMEVWALEAYGAAYALQELLTIKSDDILGRVKVYEAIVKGENIQEPGIPESFKVLMKEMQSLCLNVEVLSADGTLVNLRDTDDEAFRAAEELGINISSRFEAASIDEI, from the coding sequence TTGGCTGCTGCTCCCAACGCATCCACATCCACCACCACCAAGAACGGACGCGGAGCTTCCCGTCTTTCGTTCGCCAAGATCTCCGACACGCTGACGGTCCCCGACCTTCTCGCTCTGCAGACCGAGTCCTTCGGTTGGCTCGTCGGCAACGACGCCTGGAAGGCGCGCGTGGCCGAGGCGAAGGCCGCCGGTCGCACCGACGTGAACGAGAACAGCGGTCTGGGCGAGATCTTCGAGGAGATCTCCCCGATCGAGGACCTCGGCGAGACGATGCAGCTGTCGTTCACGAACCCGTACCTCGAGCCGGAGAAGTACTCGATCGAGGAGTGCAAGGAGCGTGGCAAGACCTACGCCGCGCCGCTGTACGTCGAGGCCGAGTTCATGAACCACCTCACGGGTGAGATCAAGACGCAGACGGTCTTCATGGGCGACTTCCCCCTGCAGACCGACAAGGGCACGTTCATCATCAACGGCTCCGAGCGCGTCGTCGTTTCGCAGCTCGTCCGCTCGCCCGGTGTCTACTTCGACAAGACGCCCGACAAGACCTCCGACAAGGACATCGTCTCGGCGCGCGTCATCCCGAGCCGCGGTGCCTGGCTCGAGTTCGAGATCGACAAGCGCGACCAGGTGGGCGTGCGCGTCGACCGCAAGCGCAAGCAGTCCGTCACGGTCTTCCTCAAGGCGCTGGGCATGACCAGCGAGGAGATCCTGGCCGAGTTCGCCGGCTACACCTCCATCGAGGAGACGCTCGCGAAGGACACGATCGTCACCAAGGAAGACGCGCTGCGCGACATCTACCGCAAGCTGCGTCCGGGCGAGCAGGTGGCCGCCGAGGCCGCCCGCGCGCTGCTCGACAACTTCTACTTCAACCCGAAGCGCTACGACCTCGCCAAGGTCGGCCGGTACAAGATCAACCACAAGCTGGGTCTCGACACCCCGCTGACGGAGTCGGTGCTGACGGTGCAGGACATCGTCGCGACCATCAAGTACCTGGTGCGTCTGCACGCCGGCACCGAGGAGACCTTCGAGGGCATCCGCGGCGGCAAGAAGACGGAGATCCGTCTCGCGACCGACGACATCGACAACTTCGGCAACCGTCGCATCCGCGCGGTCGGCGAGCTGATCCAGAACCAGGTCCGCACGGGTCTGTCCCGCATGGAGCGCGTCGTCCGCGAGCGCATGACCACGCAGGACATCGAGGCCATCACGCCGCAGACGCTGATCAACGTGCGCCCCGTCGTCGCCGCGATCAAGGAGTTCTTCGGAACCTCGCAGCTGTCGCAGTTCATGGACCAGAACAACCCGCTCGCGGGTCTGACCAACAAGCGCCGCCTCTCGGCCCTCGGCCCCGGTGGTCTGAGCCGCGACCGCGCCGGCGTCGAGGTCCGTGACGTCCACCCCTCGCACTACGGCCGCATGTGCCCGATCGAGACCCCGGAAGGCCCGAACATCGGCCTGATCGGTGCGCTCGCGACCTTCGCGCGCATCAACTCGTTCGGCTTCATCGAGACCCCGTACCGCAAGGTCGTCGACGGTGTCGTGACCGAGCAGATCGACTACCTCACGGCGTCCGAGGAGGTCGACTTCAACATCGCGCAGGCCAACGCGCCGCTCGATGCGAAGGGTCGCTTCCGCGAGAGCCACGTGCTCGCGCGCCCCAAGGGCGGTAGCGGTGAGGTCGACCTGTTCCTGCCGGAGGAGATCGGCTACATCGACGTCTCGCCGCGCCAGATGGTGTCGGTCGCGACCTCGCTCGTGCCCTTCCTCGAGCACGACGACGCGCAGCGCGCGCTCATGGGCGCCAACATGCAGCGCCAGGCCGTGCCGCTGCTGCGCAGCGACTCGCCGCTCGTCGGCACCGGTATGGAGGGTTACACCGCCATCGACGCGGGTGACGTGATCACCGCCGAGAAGGCCGGTGTCGTCTCCGAGGTCTCCGCCGACCGCGTCGTGGTCATGCTCGACGAGGGCGGCACGCAGGAGTACCACCTGCGCAAGTTCGACCGCTCGAACCAGGGCACCTCCTACAACCAGAAGGTCGTCGTGTCGGCCGGTGAGCGCGTCGAGGTCGGCGAGGTCATCGCCGACGGCCCCGCCACCGAGAACGGCGAGCTGGCCCTCGGCAAGAACCTCCTCGTCGCGTTCATGACGTGGGAGGGCTACAACTTCGAGGACGCCATCATCCTGAGCCAGGACCTGGTGAAGGACGACACCCTCTCGTCGATCCACATCGAGGAGTACGAGGTCGACGCCCGCGACACCAAGCTCGGCAAGGAGGAGATCACCCGTGACCTCCCCAACGTCAGCCCCGAGCTGCTGAAGGATCTCGACGAGCGCGGCATCATCCGCATCGGTGCCGAGGTCCGCCCCGGCGACATCCTCGTCGGCAAGGTCACGCCGAAGGGTGAGACCGAGCTGTCGGCCGAGGAGCGCCTGCTCCGCGCGATCTTCAACGAGAAGAGCCGCGAGGTCCGCGACACGTCGCTGAAGGTGCCGCACGGTGAGCAGGGCACGATCATCGCCGTCAAGGAGTTCAACGCCGAGGACGGCGACGACGAGCTCGGCTCCGGCGTGAACCGCCGCGTCGTGGTCTACATCGCCCAGAAGCGCAAGATCACCGAGGGTGACAAGCTCGCCGGCCGTCACGGCAACAAGGGTGTCATCGCGAAGATCCTGCCCGTCGAGGACATGCCGTTCCTCTCGGACGGCACGCCGGTCGACATCGTCCTCAACCCGCTGGGCATCCCGGGTCGAATGAACTTCGGCCAGGTGCTCGAGACCCACCTCGGGTGGATCGCGAAGCAGGGCTGGAAGGTCGAGGGCACCCCGGAGTGGGCCGCCAAGCTGCCGGAGCAGGCCTTCGAGGCCGCCCCCGGCACCAAGGTCGCGACCCCGGTGTTCGACGGCGCCAGCGAGGAGGAGATCGCCGGTCTGCTCGACTCGACGCTCCCGACGCGTGACGGCCTGCGCCTGATCGACTCGAGCGGCAAGACGCAGCTGTTCGACGGCCGCTCCGGCGAGCCGTTCCCGGCGCCGATCTCCGTGGGCTACATGTACATCCTGAAGCTCCACCACCTGGTGGACGACAAGATCCACGCCCGCTCCACCGGTCCGTACTCGATGATCACCCAGCAGCCGCTCGGTGGTAAGGCGCAGTTCGGTGGGCAGCGCTTCGGTGAGATGGAGGTGTGGGCCCTCGAGGCCTACGGCGCCGCGTACGCCCTCCAGGAGCTCCTCACGATCAAGTCCGACGACATCCTCGGCCGCGTCAAGGTGTACGAGGCGATCGTCAAGGGCGAGAACATCCAGGAGCCCGGCATCCCGGAGTCGTTCAAGGTGCTCATGAAGGAGATGCAGTCGCTCTGCCTGAACGTCGAGGTCCTCTCGGCCGACGGCACGCTGGTCAACCTCCGCGACACCGACGACGAGGCGTTCCGCGCCGCAGAGGAACTCGGTATCAACATCTCCAGCCGCTTCGAGGCCGCCTCGATCGACGAGATCTAA
- the rpoC gene encoding DNA-directed RNA polymerase subunit beta' produces MLESTTFDELRIGLATADHIRAWSYGEVKKPETINYRTLKPEKDGLFGEQIFGPSRDWECACGKYKRVRFKGIVCERCGVEVTKSSVRRERMGHIELAAPVTHIWYFKGVPSRLGYLLDMAPKDLEKVIYFAAYMVISVDEDARHRDLGTQENNIRLELKTLGDRRDAKIAERLAKLEEELAALEAEGAKADAKKKVKDAAEKEMSLIRKGADEAILKLERVWEDFRTLEVGALRPEDDVFHELQDRFGQYFEAYMGAEAIQRRLAAFDLTAEAESLHLQISEGKGQRKIRAIKRLKVVNSFLETGMSPAAMVLDVVPVIPPELRPMVQLDGGRFATSDLNDLYRRVINRNNRLRRLIDLGAPEIIVNNEKRMLQEAVDALFDNGRRGRPVTGTGNRALKSLSDMLKGKQGRFRQNLLGKRVDYSGRSVIVVGPQLKLHQCGLPKQMALELFKPFVIKRLIDLGHSQNIKAAKRAVERTRPEVWDVLEEIIRERPVLLNRAPTLHRLGIQAFEPQLVEGKAIQLHPLVCAAFNADFDGDQMAVHLPLSVEAQAEARVLMLASNNILKPSDGRPVTLPSQDMIIGLHHLTTVKAGAKGEGRAFGSVGEAQLAYDEGTLDLQAKVRIRIPGLAFLEGEAPEGYEKHGLVDASLGQAIFNDALPKGYPFVREQADKGKLSQIVNKLAEEYPKVETAATLDRIKDAGFYWATRSGVTVALSDILTPPNKAEIVAGYEKQAAKVQSQYEKGLTTDAERRQELIKIWTEATDEVQAAMKAHFPEDNTINRMVSSGARGNWLQIRNIAGMRGLVNNPKGEIIPRPIISSYREGLSVAEYFIATHGTRKGLADTALRTADSGYLTRRLVDVSQDVIIREEDCGTSKGLELPIAAPNSQGELVRDANVENSVFARTLASDVVNAAGEVLASAGDDVGDVLIDKLVAAGVETIKVRSVLTCDSAVGVCAQCYGRSLATGKTVDIGEAVGIIAAQSIGEPGTQLTMRTFHTGGSASADDITQGLPRVQELFEARTPKGASPIAEADGRITIDETDKAKKVILTPDNGDEPVVYPVLKRATLLVEDGQHVSVGQPLQVGTLDPKEVMRVMGAREVQKYLVGGVQGVYRSQGVPIHDKHIEVIVRQMLRKVTVVDHADTTLLPGEMVDLKRYQQINREAVAEGKRPASGRPELMGITKASLATESWLSAASFQETTRVLTQAAMEGKRDPLVGLKENVIIGKLIPAGTGLSKYRDVTVEATEEAKSERYPNRIFASDGAYADGDFGYVDFDAFSTDDITPGTYN; encoded by the coding sequence GTGCTCGAGTCCACAACCTTCGATGAGCTTCGCATCGGCCTGGCGACCGCAGACCACATCCGCGCGTGGTCCTACGGCGAGGTCAAGAAGCCCGAAACCATCAACTACCGCACCCTCAAGCCGGAGAAGGACGGTCTCTTCGGAGAGCAGATCTTCGGCCCGTCCCGTGACTGGGAGTGCGCCTGCGGCAAGTACAAGCGCGTCCGCTTCAAGGGCATCGTCTGTGAGCGCTGTGGCGTGGAGGTCACCAAGAGCTCCGTCCGCCGTGAGCGCATGGGTCACATCGAGCTCGCCGCTCCCGTCACCCACATCTGGTACTTCAAGGGCGTGCCCTCGCGCCTCGGCTACCTGCTCGACATGGCGCCGAAGGACCTCGAGAAGGTCATCTACTTCGCCGCCTACATGGTCATCTCGGTCGACGAGGATGCTCGTCACCGCGACCTGGGCACGCAGGAGAACAACATCCGCCTCGAGCTGAAGACGCTCGGCGACCGCCGCGACGCCAAGATCGCGGAGCGCCTGGCCAAGCTGGAGGAGGAGCTCGCGGCTCTCGAGGCCGAGGGTGCCAAGGCCGACGCCAAGAAGAAGGTCAAGGACGCCGCCGAGAAGGAGATGTCGCTCATCCGCAAGGGTGCCGACGAGGCGATCCTGAAGCTGGAGCGCGTGTGGGAGGACTTCCGCACGCTCGAGGTCGGTGCCCTGCGCCCGGAGGACGACGTCTTCCACGAGCTGCAGGACCGCTTCGGCCAGTACTTCGAGGCCTACATGGGTGCCGAGGCGATCCAGCGTCGCCTGGCCGCGTTCGACCTGACCGCCGAGGCCGAGAGCCTGCACCTGCAGATCTCGGAGGGCAAGGGCCAGCGCAAGATCCGTGCGATCAAGCGCCTCAAGGTCGTCAACTCGTTCCTCGAGACCGGCATGAGCCCGGCCGCGATGGTGCTCGACGTCGTTCCGGTGATCCCGCCGGAGCTGCGTCCGATGGTGCAGCTCGACGGTGGCCGCTTCGCGACCTCCGACCTGAACGACCTGTACCGCCGCGTGATCAACCGCAACAACCGTCTCCGTCGCCTGATCGACCTCGGCGCCCCCGAGATCATCGTCAACAACGAGAAGCGGATGCTGCAGGAGGCCGTCGACGCGCTGTTCGACAACGGCCGCCGTGGTCGCCCCGTCACCGGTACCGGCAACCGTGCACTGAAGTCCCTGAGCGACATGCTCAAGGGAAAGCAGGGTCGTTTCCGTCAGAACCTGCTCGGCAAGCGTGTCGACTACTCGGGCCGTTCGGTCATCGTGGTCGGCCCGCAGCTCAAGCTGCACCAGTGCGGTCTGCCCAAGCAGATGGCGCTCGAGCTGTTCAAGCCGTTCGTCATCAAGCGCCTGATCGACCTCGGTCACTCGCAGAACATCAAGGCCGCGAAGCGCGCCGTCGAGCGCACGCGTCCCGAGGTCTGGGACGTGCTCGAGGAGATCATCCGCGAGCGTCCGGTGCTGCTCAACCGTGCACCCACCCTGCACCGTCTGGGCATCCAGGCGTTCGAGCCGCAGCTCGTGGAGGGCAAGGCCATCCAGCTGCACCCGCTCGTCTGCGCGGCGTTCAACGCCGACTTCGACGGTGACCAGATGGCCGTGCACCTGCCGCTGTCGGTCGAGGCTCAGGCCGAGGCCCGCGTGCTGATGCTCGCGTCGAACAACATCCTCAAGCCGTCGGACGGCCGTCCGGTGACCCTGCCCTCGCAGGACATGATCATCGGTCTGCACCACCTGACCACGGTCAAGGCCGGCGCCAAGGGCGAGGGCCGTGCGTTCGGCTCCGTCGGTGAGGCGCAGCTCGCGTACGACGAGGGCACGCTCGACCTGCAGGCGAAGGTCCGCATCCGCATCCCGGGTCTGGCCTTCCTGGAGGGCGAGGCTCCCGAGGGCTACGAGAAGCACGGTCTGGTCGACGCGTCGCTCGGTCAGGCGATCTTCAACGACGCGCTGCCGAAGGGCTACCCCTTCGTCCGCGAGCAGGCCGACAAGGGCAAGCTGTCGCAGATCGTCAACAAGCTGGCCGAGGAGTACCCCAAGGTCGAGACGGCCGCCACGCTGGACCGCATCAAGGATGCCGGCTTCTACTGGGCGACCCGTTCGGGTGTCACCGTCGCGCTGAGCGACATCCTCACCCCGCCGAACAAGGCGGAGATCGTCGCGGGCTACGAGAAGCAGGCCGCGAAGGTCCAGTCCCAGTACGAGAAGGGCCTCACGACCGACGCCGAGCGTCGTCAGGAGCTCATCAAGATCTGGACCGAGGCGACCGACGAGGTGCAGGCCGCGATGAAGGCGCACTTCCCGGAGGACAACACCATCAACCGCATGGTGTCCTCGGGCGCCCGTGGTAACTGGCTGCAGATCCGGAACATCGCCGGTATGCGTGGTCTGGTGAACAACCCCAAGGGTGAGATCATCCCGCGTCCGATCATCTCCTCGTACCGCGAGGGTCTGTCGGTGGCGGAGTACTTCATCGCGACGCACGGTACCCGTAAGGGTCTGGCCGACACCGCTCTGCGTACCGCCGACTCGGGTTACCTGACCCGTCGTCTGGTGGACGTCTCGCAGGACGTCATCATCCGCGAAGAGGACTGTGGCACGTCGAAGGGCCTCGAGCTCCCGATCGCCGCGCCGAACTCGCAGGGTGAGCTGGTGCGCGACGCGAACGTCGAGAACTCGGTGTTCGCCCGGACGCTGGCCTCCGACGTCGTGAACGCGGCGGGCGAGGTCCTCGCCTCGGCCGGCGACGACGTGGGCGACGTGCTCATCGACAAGCTGGTCGCTGCGGGTGTCGAGACCATCAAGGTCCGCTCGGTCCTGACCTGCGACTCCGCCGTCGGCGTGTGCGCGCAGTGCTACGGCCGTTCGCTCGCGACCGGCAAGACGGTCGACATCGGCGAGGCCGTCGGCATCATCGCGGCCCAGTCGATCGGTGAGCCCGGTACCCAGCTGACGATGCGTACCTTCCACACCGGTGGTTCCGCGTCGGCCGACGACATCACGCAGGGTCTGCCCCGTGTGCAGGAGCTGTTCGAGGCCCGTACCCCCAAGGGTGCGTCGCCGATCGCCGAGGCCGACGGCCGCATCACGATCGACGAGACCGACAAGGCCAAGAAGGTCATCCTGACGCCCGACAACGGCGACGAGCCCGTCGTCTACCCGGTGCTGAAGCGTGCGACGCTCCTCGTCGAGGACGGCCAGCACGTCTCGGTCGGTCAGCCCCTGCAGGTCGGCACGCTCGACCCCAAGGAGGTCATGCGCGTCATGGGTGCCCGCGAGGTGCAGAAGTACCTCGTCGGCGGCGTGCAGGGCGTGTACCGCTCGCAGGGTGTGCCGATCCACGACAAGCACATCGAGGTCATCGTCCGCCAGATGCTCCGCAAGGTCACCGTCGTCGACCACGCCGACACGACCCTGCTGCCGGGTGAGATGGTCGACCTGAAGCGCTACCAGCAGATCAACCGCGAGGCCGTGGCCGAGGGCAAGCGCCCCGCGTCGGGTCGCCCGGAGCTGATGGGTATCACGAAGGCGTCGCTCGCGACCGAGTCGTGGCTGTCCGCCGCGTCCTTCCAGGAGACGACCCGCGTGCTCACGCAGGCCGCCATGGAGGGCAAGCGCGACCCGCTGGTCGGTCTCAAGGAGAACGTCATCATCGGTAAGCTCATCCCCGCCGGAACCGGTCTCTCGAAGTACCGCGACGTCACGGTCGAGGCCACCGAGGAAGCCAAGAGCGAGCGCTACCCGAACCGGATCTTCGCGTCCGACGGCGCGTACGCGGACGGCGACTTCGGCTACGTCGACTTCGACGCGTTCTCGACGGACGACATCACCCCCGGTACCTACAACTGA
- a CDS encoding PfkB family carbohydrate kinase, whose product MSTETSPGGSAVVIGDALIDEIRDDSGVREFVGGAALNVAVGLRRLGIPTTLIAMVGEDVAGAHIREYVADHGVRLIASAAPHGSSRAVVTRAANGEPSYVFNRAAQERTIRYSDEAVAAIADADLAVVSCFPFDAPAEVDALAAALDGARLAIDPNPRTGMLSDRDEFVRGFERLAAQAEVVKVGADDAAVLYDGDLDVLRSRLRGLGVRAVLATAGADGAVLESDAGTSTAPISALPGRLVDTVGAGDATLAAVAGGLVAAAPQAAGEWDALLRRAMDIAAATCRAEGGLLRTPESLAESDRGVHGS is encoded by the coding sequence GTGAGCACTGAGACTTCCCCCGGCGGCTCGGCCGTCGTCATCGGAGACGCCCTGATCGACGAGATCCGGGATGACAGCGGCGTCCGCGAGTTCGTCGGCGGAGCCGCCCTGAACGTGGCGGTGGGTCTGCGGCGGCTCGGAATCCCCACGACGCTCATCGCGATGGTGGGAGAAGACGTCGCAGGCGCGCACATCCGCGAGTATGTGGCGGACCACGGCGTGCGCCTGATCGCGAGCGCGGCGCCGCACGGGTCGTCGCGCGCCGTCGTGACCCGGGCCGCGAACGGCGAGCCGAGCTACGTCTTCAACCGTGCCGCCCAGGAGCGCACGATCCGCTACTCGGACGAGGCGGTGGCCGCGATCGCGGACGCCGACCTCGCGGTCGTCAGCTGCTTCCCGTTCGACGCTCCCGCCGAGGTCGACGCGCTCGCGGCCGCCCTGGACGGTGCGCGCCTCGCGATCGACCCGAACCCGCGCACGGGCATGCTGAGCGACCGCGACGAGTTCGTGCGCGGCTTCGAGCGTCTGGCCGCGCAGGCCGAGGTCGTGAAGGTCGGCGCCGACGACGCGGCGGTGCTCTACGACGGCGACCTCGACGTGCTGCGCTCCCGTCTCCGGGGGCTCGGCGTGCGCGCGGTGCTGGCCACCGCGGGGGCGGACGGCGCGGTGCTCGAGTCCGACGCCGGCACTTCGACGGCCCCGATCTCCGCGCTGCCCGGGCGCCTCGTCGACACCGTGGGGGCGGGCGATGCGACGCTCGCCGCCGTCGCCGGCGGTCTGGTCGCCGCTGCTCCGCAGGCCGCAGGGGAGTGGGACGCCCTGCTGCGACGGGCCATGGACATCGCGGCCGCGACGTGCAGGGCCGAGGGCGGTCTGCTGCGCACGCCCGAGTCGCTCGCCGAGTCCGACCGCGGGGTGCACGGCAGCTGA
- a CDS encoding bile acid:sodium symporter family protein yields MTTIGLPVALGIIMLGLGLSLTLGDFARVLKQPRAVIVALLCQLVLLPAVCFGLVLLFQLPPVLAVGMMMLAASPGGTTANLYSHLFRGDIALNISLTAVNSVIAVITLPIITNLAIAYFRPFDDTLGLQWSKALEVFAIVLLPVALGMLIRRFWPRFAASMDKPVRIASVVILIVVIAGAVASNWTLLVDNVARLALITVLFCLVSLAVGFLIPRMLRVGKRQAIATSFEIGIHNATLAIVIAQSVLGSVELSLPAAVYGVLMFFIAFGFGFLIRERSGASEARTAPAVEGVS; encoded by the coding sequence TTGACCACCATCGGACTGCCCGTCGCGCTCGGCATCATCATGCTGGGTCTGGGCCTCAGCCTCACCCTCGGCGACTTCGCCCGGGTGCTCAAGCAGCCGAGGGCGGTGATCGTCGCGCTGCTGTGTCAGCTGGTGCTCCTGCCGGCCGTCTGCTTCGGGCTCGTGCTGCTGTTCCAGCTGCCGCCGGTGCTGGCGGTGGGAATGATGATGCTCGCCGCGTCGCCGGGCGGCACCACGGCGAACCTGTACAGCCACCTGTTCCGCGGCGACATCGCTCTCAACATCTCGCTCACGGCGGTGAACTCGGTGATCGCGGTGATCACGCTGCCGATCATCACGAACCTCGCGATCGCCTACTTCCGCCCGTTCGATGACACGCTGGGGCTGCAGTGGTCGAAGGCCCTCGAGGTGTTCGCGATCGTGCTGCTGCCCGTCGCGCTCGGCATGCTGATCCGGCGGTTCTGGCCACGGTTCGCCGCGAGCATGGACAAGCCGGTGCGCATCGCCTCGGTCGTCATCCTGATCGTCGTGATCGCGGGCGCCGTGGCCTCGAACTGGACGCTCCTGGTCGACAACGTGGCGCGTCTGGCTCTCATCACCGTGCTGTTCTGCCTGGTCAGCCTCGCGGTCGGATTCCTCATCCCGCGGATGCTGCGGGTGGGCAAGCGTCAGGCGATCGCGACGTCGTTCGAGATCGGCATCCACAACGCGACCCTGGCGATCGTGATCGCGCAGTCCGTGCTCGGTTCGGTGGAGCTGAGCCTCCCCGCGGCCGTCTACGGGGTGCTGATGTTCTTCATCGCGTTCGGCTTCGGGTTCCTCATCCGCGAGCGCAGCGGTGCGTCCGAAGCACGGACCGCGCCCGCCGTCGAGGGCGTTTCCTAG
- a CDS encoding FBP domain-containing protein: MRALTEADVRASFVNADADELRVMEMPHDFLLVDWDYLDFFAWRDPSAGKRGYVLIQHEGRVVGVVLRASEPGRGRSGMCNICHTMQPGNQVALFSARRAGEAGARGDSFGTYICADLSCHENVRLAHPLAPNEIRAAGQADFRLDGTRRRMEGFVSRVWEQG; the protein is encoded by the coding sequence ATGCGAGCCCTCACCGAAGCCGACGTCCGGGCCTCGTTCGTGAACGCGGACGCGGACGAGCTGCGCGTCATGGAGATGCCGCACGACTTCCTCCTGGTCGACTGGGACTACCTCGACTTCTTCGCCTGGCGCGACCCGAGCGCCGGCAAGCGCGGCTACGTCCTGATCCAGCACGAGGGACGCGTGGTCGGTGTCGTGCTGCGGGCGTCGGAGCCCGGTCGCGGGCGCTCCGGCATGTGCAACATCTGCCACACGATGCAGCCGGGCAACCAGGTCGCGCTGTTCTCCGCGCGACGGGCGGGCGAGGCCGGCGCTCGCGGCGACTCCTTCGGTACGTACATCTGCGCGGACCTCTCCTGTCACGAGAACGTGCGACTCGCGCATCCGCTCGCACCGAACGAGATCCGCGCGGCGGGTCAGGCCGACTTCCGCCTCGACGGCACGCGCCGCCGGATGGAGGGGTTCGTGTCCCGCGTGTGGGAGCAGGGCTGA
- a CDS encoding enoyl-CoA hydratase/isomerase family protein yields the protein MSEAILFAVDEGMARLTLNRPARLNAFNADLAHAWRDATAEATSRSDVKAILLDAAGPAFCAGGDVIDMATTMGASGAEITALAEVINAGIRSLTESSIPVVAAAHGTTAGGGLGILLATDYAVVGARSKLGSLYANIGLTPDLSVSAQLARAIGQRRALQLVLQDRLLTAAEALEWGLVAEVVEGEDAAAEAEAVRSRAEEVARFWLAGAADAYGQAKRLVRSQPERTFVEQLSEEARSIGAALETPDAQARVAAFAAASARKTA from the coding sequence ATGAGTGAAGCCATCCTGTTCGCGGTCGACGAGGGGATGGCGCGGCTGACGCTGAACCGTCCGGCTCGCCTCAACGCCTTCAACGCCGATCTGGCCCACGCCTGGCGTGACGCGACGGCCGAGGCCACCTCGCGGAGCGACGTGAAGGCGATCCTCCTCGACGCGGCGGGGCCTGCATTCTGCGCGGGCGGCGACGTGATCGACATGGCGACCACGATGGGCGCCTCCGGTGCCGAGATCACGGCGCTCGCCGAGGTGATCAACGCGGGCATCCGCTCGCTGACCGAGTCGAGCATCCCGGTGGTCGCCGCCGCCCACGGCACGACGGCCGGTGGCGGGCTCGGCATCCTGCTCGCGACCGACTACGCCGTGGTCGGGGCACGATCGAAGCTCGGGAGCCTGTACGCCAACATCGGTCTCACGCCCGACCTGTCGGTGTCGGCGCAGCTGGCCCGTGCGATCGGTCAGCGCAGAGCGCTGCAGCTCGTGCTGCAGGATCGGCTGCTGACGGCGGCCGAGGCGCTGGAGTGGGGACTGGTGGCCGAGGTCGTGGAGGGCGAGGACGCGGCTGCGGAGGCGGAGGCCGTGCGCTCGCGCGCCGAGGAGGTCGCCCGCTTCTGGCTGGCCGGGGCCGCGGATGCCTATGGCCAGGCCAAGCGGCTGGTGCGGTCGCAGCCCGAGCGCACCTTCGTCGAGCAGCTGTCGGAGGAGGCGCGCTCGATCGGTGCCGCGCTCGAGACTCCCGACGCGCAGGCGCGGGTCGCCGCGTTCGCTGCGGCATCGGCGCGCAAGACGGCCTGA